One stretch of Brachyhypopomus gauderio isolate BG-103 chromosome 8, BGAUD_0.2, whole genome shotgun sequence DNA includes these proteins:
- the acp5a gene encoding tartrate-resistant acid phosphatase type 5a isoform X1 translates to MPLPIRPQMASHLLAILISLPVVLCGSPSFIDLDTKGRNQSSIRFLVVGDWGGLPKAPFTTPIEWATAQEMGRTAEQMGADFVLALGDNFYYKGVRSLDDPRFQETFENVYTARSLDIPWFVVAGNHDHIGNVLAQIQYSKLSPRWNFPYYYYELNFRIPGTHSTLTILMLDTVLLCGNSDDFEDQKPQGPTNNALANRQLQWLQQRMANSKADFLLVAGHYPVWSISKHGPTSCLVKKLRPLLVKYEATAYLCGHDHNLQYFEESEIGYVVSGAGNFMDPNVKHRLDVPEDSLKFFTGEASTLGGFVHMEVTKKKLVITFIQARGTSLYQTVLSKRDL, encoded by the exons ATGCCTCTGCCAATCAGACCTCAG ATGGCTTCCCATCTCCTCGCCATCCTCATCTCGCTCCCTGTTGTCCTTTGTGGTTCTCCTTCTTTTATTGACCTGGACACTAAAGGGC GTAATCAATCCTCCATCCGGTTCCTGGTTGTTGGAGATTGGGGTGGCTTGCCGAAAGCCCCATTTACCACCCCAATAGAGTGGGCCACAGCCCAGGAGATGGGCCGGACTGCTGAGCAGATGGGGGCTGATTTTGTTTTAGCTCTTGGTGATAACTTTTACTACAAAGGAGTGAGGAGTCTGGATGATCCTCGCTTTCAG GAAACATTTGAGAACGTCTACACTGCGAGATCTCTCGATATCCCCTGGTTCGTTGTTGCTGGCAATCACGACCATATAGGGAACGTGCTCGCGCAGATCCAGTACAGCAAGCTGTCTCCTCGATG GAACTTCCCCTACTACTACTATGAGCTGAACTTCCGTATCCCAGGAACACACAGCACTCTGACTATCCTGATGTTGGACACGGTGCTGCTGTGTGGAAACTCGGATGACTTTGAGGACCAGAAGCCACAAGGTCCCACGAATAACGCGCTGGCCAATCGGCAGCTACAGTGGCTGCAGCAGCGCATGGCCAACTCTAAGGCTGACTTCCTGCTGGTGGCTGGACACTACCCCGTCTGGTCCATCTCCAAGCATGGCCCCACAAGCTGCTTGGTCAAGAAGCtgcgccctctgctggtgaaGTATGAAGCTACAGCCTACTTGTGTGGCCATGACCACAACTTACAG TACTTTGAGGAGTCTGAGATTGGCTACGTTGTGAGTGGTGCCGGGAACTTCATGGATCCAAATGTAAAACATCGCCTTGACGTTCCTGAAGACTCTTTGAAGTTCTTCACAGGAGAGGCTTCCACCCTGGGGGGCTTTGTCCACATGGAGGTCACCAAGAAGAAGCTGGTCATCACGTTTATCCAGGCGAGAGGGACCTCCCTTTACCAGACTGTGCTCTCCAAGCGGGACCTCTAG
- the acp5a gene encoding tartrate-resistant acid phosphatase type 5a isoform X2, with protein sequence MASHLLAILISLPVVLCGSPSFIDLDTKGRNQSSIRFLVVGDWGGLPKAPFTTPIEWATAQEMGRTAEQMGADFVLALGDNFYYKGVRSLDDPRFQETFENVYTARSLDIPWFVVAGNHDHIGNVLAQIQYSKLSPRWNFPYYYYELNFRIPGTHSTLTILMLDTVLLCGNSDDFEDQKPQGPTNNALANRQLQWLQQRMANSKADFLLVAGHYPVWSISKHGPTSCLVKKLRPLLVKYEATAYLCGHDHNLQYFEESEIGYVVSGAGNFMDPNVKHRLDVPEDSLKFFTGEASTLGGFVHMEVTKKKLVITFIQARGTSLYQTVLSKRDL encoded by the exons ATGGCTTCCCATCTCCTCGCCATCCTCATCTCGCTCCCTGTTGTCCTTTGTGGTTCTCCTTCTTTTATTGACCTGGACACTAAAGGGC GTAATCAATCCTCCATCCGGTTCCTGGTTGTTGGAGATTGGGGTGGCTTGCCGAAAGCCCCATTTACCACCCCAATAGAGTGGGCCACAGCCCAGGAGATGGGCCGGACTGCTGAGCAGATGGGGGCTGATTTTGTTTTAGCTCTTGGTGATAACTTTTACTACAAAGGAGTGAGGAGTCTGGATGATCCTCGCTTTCAG GAAACATTTGAGAACGTCTACACTGCGAGATCTCTCGATATCCCCTGGTTCGTTGTTGCTGGCAATCACGACCATATAGGGAACGTGCTCGCGCAGATCCAGTACAGCAAGCTGTCTCCTCGATG GAACTTCCCCTACTACTACTATGAGCTGAACTTCCGTATCCCAGGAACACACAGCACTCTGACTATCCTGATGTTGGACACGGTGCTGCTGTGTGGAAACTCGGATGACTTTGAGGACCAGAAGCCACAAGGTCCCACGAATAACGCGCTGGCCAATCGGCAGCTACAGTGGCTGCAGCAGCGCATGGCCAACTCTAAGGCTGACTTCCTGCTGGTGGCTGGACACTACCCCGTCTGGTCCATCTCCAAGCATGGCCCCACAAGCTGCTTGGTCAAGAAGCtgcgccctctgctggtgaaGTATGAAGCTACAGCCTACTTGTGTGGCCATGACCACAACTTACAG TACTTTGAGGAGTCTGAGATTGGCTACGTTGTGAGTGGTGCCGGGAACTTCATGGATCCAAATGTAAAACATCGCCTTGACGTTCCTGAAGACTCTTTGAAGTTCTTCACAGGAGAGGCTTCCACCCTGGGGGGCTTTGTCCACATGGAGGTCACCAAGAAGAAGCTGGTCATCACGTTTATCCAGGCGAGAGGGACCTCCCTTTACCAGACTGTGCTCTCCAAGCGGGACCTCTAG
- the LOC143521072 gene encoding uncharacterized protein LOC143521072, whose protein sequence is MQSILQIYLRITAAVTLYPGTPMDLSGFTTLNSSSEGNRAYQYTLNEAPVYKEFKPHRHDLIQLPKALLYLVLAAIVVVLVAYAIVGHLIKDLVHDILDCILGPNDEDLKETSEVGRRSPAHMPAALTLSRPNAFHVWDQDDVVIPLSPQERSQSSPLLAVIPYIPHFFPSSSHNSQPPHSQPPHSQLPHSQPPHSQLPHSQLPHSQPPHSQLPHSQPPHSQPPHSQPPHSQLPHSQPPHNQPHHSQLPHSQPPHSQLPHREPPHSQLPHSEPPHSEPPQSQLPHSQLPHSEPPHSQLPHSEPPQSQLPHSQPPHSQLPHSQPPHSQLPHSEPPQSQLPHSQPPHSQLPHSQPSQSPQPSSQLSHSLLHETKNPITSPQKLIQEAFFYP, encoded by the exons ATGCAAAGTATACTACAAATATATCTACGAATTACTGCGGCAGTCACATTATATCCTGGTACACCAATGGATCTCTCTGGCTTCACCACACTGAACTCTTCGTCGGAGGGAAATCGTGCTTACCAGTACACCCTGAACGAGGCGCCCGTTTATAAGGAGTTTAAACCGCATCGGCACGACCTCATCCAGCTTCCCAAAGCATTATTATACCTGGTATTAGCAGCCATCGTGGTGGTGTTGGTTGCCTACGCAATCGTGGGACACTTAATTAAAGACCTTGTTCATGACATCCTAG ACTGCATTCTGGGTCCAAACGATGAGGACCTGAAGGAAACCAGCGAGGTGGGCAGGCGGAGCCCCGCCCACATGCCGGcggccctcaccctctctcgcCCAAACGCCTTCCATGTGTGGGACCAGGATGATGTGGTCATTCCTCTGTCCCCACAGGAGAGGTCTCAGTCCAGCCCACTGCTGGCTGTCATACCCTACATTCCACACTTCTTCCCTTCCTCCTCTCACAACAGTCAACCACCCCACAGTCAACCACCCCACAGTCAGCTACCCCACAGTCAACCACCCCATAGTCAGCTACCCCACAGTCAGCTACCCCACAGTCAACCACCCCACAGTCAGCTACCCCACAGTCAACCACCCCACAGTCAACCACCCCACAGTCAACCACCCCATAGTCAGCTACCCCACAGTCAACCACCCCACAATCAACCACACCACAGTCAGCTACCCCACAGTCAACCACCCCACAGTCAGCTACCCCACAGAGAACCACCCCACAGTCAGCTACCCCACAGTGAACCACCCCACAGTGAACCACCCCAAAGTCAGCTACCCCACAGTCAGCTACCCCACAGTGAACCACCCCACAGTCAGCTACCCCACAGTGAACCACCCCAAAGTCAGCTACCCCACAGTCAACCACCCCACAGTCAGCTACCCCACAGTCAACCACCCCACAGTCAGCTACCCCACAGTGAACCACCCCAAAGTCAGCTACCCCACAGTCAACCACCCCACAGTCAGCTACCCCACAGTCAACCATCCCAAAGTCCTCAGCCCAGCAGCCAACTGTCACACAGCCTGTTGCATGAAACCAAGAACCCCATCACAAGCCCTCAAAAGTTAATACAAGAAGCCTTTTTCTACCCCTGA